A portion of the Symphalangus syndactylus isolate Jambi chromosome 13, NHGRI_mSymSyn1-v2.1_pri, whole genome shotgun sequence genome contains these proteins:
- the GARIN6 gene encoding Golgi-associated RAB2 interactor protein 6 isoform X3 has translation MEDRCMLPYYTAQSSPAMGMFNTSMGKLQRRLYKGEYTIFRYAPMFESDFIQISQRGEVIDVHNRAQMVTVGIVRTSPCLTLPDVMLLARPAAVCDNARCGPATQERDSPPAEILELTRLLPLMFVKITIHNSIKKQLHLQLATGRSFYLQLCPPSDASEDLFVHWENLVYILRPPVEAYSGTKAILSGNTLDSSVFEEVQRSPVGYDTKFCEEKEQFRISPIVFLPHHGSHLLNY, from the exons ATGGAGGACCGGTGTATGCTACCGTATTACACAGCCCAAAGCAGCCCCGCAATGGGCATGTTTAACACCTCCATGGGGAAGCTGCAGCGGCGACTGTACAAAGGCGAGTATACTATATTCAGGTACGCACCCATGTTTGAGAGCGACTTTATCCAGATCAGCCAAAGAGGAGAAGTGATTGATGTGCACAACCGTGCCCAAATGGTAACAGTGGGCATCGTTCGCACCAGCCCCTGCCTCACACTACCTGATGTCATGCTGCTGGCCCGACCAGCTGCTGTCTGTGACAATGCCAGGTGTGGTCCTGCCACCCAGGAAAGAGATAGTCCGCCTGCAGAGATCTTAGAACTAACCAGGCTGCTTCCCTTGATGTTTGTGAAAATAACCATCCACAACAGCATAAAAAaacagctccacctgcagcttgCTACTGGCCGCTCTTTTTATCTTCAGCTGTGTCCGCCCTCAGATGCAAGTGAAGACCTTTTTGTTCACTGGGAAAACCTTGTTTACATCCTGAGACCACCAGTGGAGGCTTACAGTGGTACCAAGGCTATCCTATCTGGGAACACATTGGACTCATCTGTGTTTGAGGAAGTGCAGAGGAGCCCAGTG GGATATGACACGAAGTTTTGTGAAGAGAAGGAGCAATTCAGAATCA GTCCTATTGTCTTTCTACCACACCATGGAAGCCACCTCCTTAATTACTAG
- the GARIN6 gene encoding Golgi-associated RAB2 interactor protein 6 isoform X2 — translation MEDRCMLPYYTAQSSPAMGMFNTSMGKLQRRLYKGEYTIFRYAPMFESDFIQISQRGEVIDVHNRAQMVTVGIVRTSPCLTLPDVMLLARPAAVCDNARCGPATQERDSPPAEILELTRLLPLMFVKITIHNSIKKQLHLQLATGRSFYLQLCPPSDASEDLFVHWENLVYILRPPVEAYSGTKAILSGNTLDSSVFEEVQRSPVGYDTKFCEEKEQFRISRLHMNAEMFGSYCLSTTPWKPPP, via the exons ATGGAGGACCGGTGTATGCTACCGTATTACACAGCCCAAAGCAGCCCCGCAATGGGCATGTTTAACACCTCCATGGGGAAGCTGCAGCGGCGACTGTACAAAGGCGAGTATACTATATTCAGGTACGCACCCATGTTTGAGAGCGACTTTATCCAGATCAGCCAAAGAGGAGAAGTGATTGATGTGCACAACCGTGCCCAAATGGTAACAGTGGGCATCGTTCGCACCAGCCCCTGCCTCACACTACCTGATGTCATGCTGCTGGCCCGACCAGCTGCTGTCTGTGACAATGCCAGGTGTGGTCCTGCCACCCAGGAAAGAGATAGTCCGCCTGCAGAGATCTTAGAACTAACCAGGCTGCTTCCCTTGATGTTTGTGAAAATAACCATCCACAACAGCATAAAAAaacagctccacctgcagcttgCTACTGGCCGCTCTTTTTATCTTCAGCTGTGTCCGCCCTCAGATGCAAGTGAAGACCTTTTTGTTCACTGGGAAAACCTTGTTTACATCCTGAGACCACCAGTGGAGGCTTACAGTGGTACCAAGGCTATCCTATCTGGGAACACATTGGACTCATCTGTGTTTGAGGAAGTGCAGAGGAGCCCAGTG GGATATGACACGAAGTTTTGTGAAGAGAAGGAGCAATTCAGAATCAGTAGGCTTCACATGAATGCTGAAATGTTTGG GTCCTATTGTCTTTCTACCACACCATGGAAGCCACCTCCTTAA
- the GARIN6 gene encoding Golgi-associated RAB2 interactor protein 6 isoform X1: protein MEDRCMLPYYTAQSSPAMGMFNTSMGKLQRRLYKGEYTIFRYAPMFESDFIQISQRGEVIDVHNRAQMVTVGIVRTSPCLTLPDVMLLARPAAVCDNARCGPATQERDSPPAEILELTRLLPLMFVKITIHNSIKKQLHLQLATGRSFYLQLCPPSDASEDLFVHWENLVYILRPPVEAYSGTKAILSGNTLDSSVFEEVQRSPVGYDTKFCEEKEQFRISRLHMNAEMFGLTLCYSALGVNISTLQDEATCVNGMEARGSLPSWTDSAVITSKPGTTHGAEVDISPKTVEGNNTIHHNKIHQLKLSVLITYALLTGRVAIKLMAVYDQALKTIFNFPLTLYFLNKLIDDRIKC, encoded by the exons ATGGAGGACCGGTGTATGCTACCGTATTACACAGCCCAAAGCAGCCCCGCAATGGGCATGTTTAACACCTCCATGGGGAAGCTGCAGCGGCGACTGTACAAAGGCGAGTATACTATATTCAGGTACGCACCCATGTTTGAGAGCGACTTTATCCAGATCAGCCAAAGAGGAGAAGTGATTGATGTGCACAACCGTGCCCAAATGGTAACAGTGGGCATCGTTCGCACCAGCCCCTGCCTCACACTACCTGATGTCATGCTGCTGGCCCGACCAGCTGCTGTCTGTGACAATGCCAGGTGTGGTCCTGCCACCCAGGAAAGAGATAGTCCGCCTGCAGAGATCTTAGAACTAACCAGGCTGCTTCCCTTGATGTTTGTGAAAATAACCATCCACAACAGCATAAAAAaacagctccacctgcagcttgCTACTGGCCGCTCTTTTTATCTTCAGCTGTGTCCGCCCTCAGATGCAAGTGAAGACCTTTTTGTTCACTGGGAAAACCTTGTTTACATCCTGAGACCACCAGTGGAGGCTTACAGTGGTACCAAGGCTATCCTATCTGGGAACACATTGGACTCATCTGTGTTTGAGGAAGTGCAGAGGAGCCCAGTG GGATATGACACGAAGTTTTGTGAAGAGAAGGAGCAATTCAGAATCAGTAGGCTTCACATGAATGCTGAAATGTTTGG GCTGACTCTCTGCTACTCAGCATTGGGAGTCAATATCTCAACTCTGCAGGATGAGGCCACATGCGTGAATGGGATGGAAGCCAGAGGGTCTCTACCTAGCTGGACTGACTCTGCAGTAATAACCTCAAAGCCTGGTACTACACATGGTGCAGAGGTGGACATCTCACCTAAGACTGTGGAGGGGAACAACACGATTCACCACAATAAAATCCATCAACTCAAATTATCTGTTCTAATCACATATGCTCTATTGACAGGAAGGGTAGCAATAAAACTAATGGCAGTTTATGATCAGGCTCTGAAAACCATCTTTAACTTTCCcttaactttatattttttaaataaattaatagatgACAGAATAAAATGTTGA